A stretch of Lactuca sativa cultivar Salinas chromosome 6, Lsat_Salinas_v11, whole genome shotgun sequence DNA encodes these proteins:
- the LOC111891399 gene encoding ATP synthase delta chain, chloroplastic → MATAAAALQQAPVTFQSRTPVSARVSSVKPVKFSFSGGLRLPKLSIKLTGKPRRTGGGGASGAKMADSAAGSYAAALLEVAVANGTLEQTVKDVELVDQLFSEDSLLSYFVSPIVSLEDKRALLDDITASGKLQVHVCNFINILVESKRIDMIKEIVKEFELAYNRLTNTELAVVSSVVKLEEQHMAQIAKQVQKLTGAKNVRLKTVIDESLVAGFTIRYGNSGSKLIDMSVKKQLEEIAAELEIGDISLAV, encoded by the coding sequence ATGGCAACAGCCGCCGCAGCTCTTCAACAAGCTCCGGTCACATTCCAGTCCCGGACTCCAGTCTCAGCTCGTGTAAGTTCTGTCAAGCCAGTAAAGTTCTCCTTTTCCGGCGGATTAAGACTCCCAAAGCTATCTATCAAACTAACGGGGAAACCACGGCGTACCGGAGGCGGCGGTGCCTCCGGAGCTAAGATGGCTGATTCCGCCGCAGGAAGTTACGCCGCAGCACTGTTGGAGGTTGCAGTCGCAAATGGAACACTAGAGCAGACTGTCAAAGACGTCGAATTGGTCGATCAACTCTTCTCAGAAGACAGCTTACTCAGTTACTTCGTGAGCCCAATCGTAAGCCTCGAAGACAAACGAGCATTGCTCGATGATATCACTGCATCAGGTAAACTCCAAGTACACGTCTGCAATTTCATCAACATCTTAGTCGAGAGTAAGCGGATCGATATGATCAAGGAGATCGTGAAGGAGTTCGAGCTGGCTTACAACAGGTTAACGAACACAGAGTTGGCCGTGGTATCATCGGTGGTGAAGCTCGAGGAACAACACATGGCGCAGATCGCGAAACAAGTGCAGAAACTCACCGGAGCAAAGAACGTGAGGTTGAAGACAGTGATTGATGAGTCATTGGTTGCTGGATTCACAATCAGGTATGGGAATTCTGGATCCAAATTGATTGATATGAGTGTGAAGAAACAATTGGAAGAAATTGCTGCAGAGCTTGAGATCGGCGACATTTCACTTGCTGTATGA